A region from the Felis catus isolate Fca126 chromosome F1, F.catus_Fca126_mat1.0, whole genome shotgun sequence genome encodes:
- the TEX35 gene encoding testis-expressed protein 35 isoform X3 encodes MFGADTSWLSKNYKAMCLELKPEPTKVRSSFEAMPTARPETRGEVTWSQGSFAVPGGQDLSQTYDYKGIKQEGLFTKPGGTQELRTELREVKEELKEKMDEIKQIKGIMDKDFDKLQEFVEIMKEMQKDMDEKMDVLINMHKSSNPLRRGPEEQQEFRLTAKMDTDPQLQLKKVDGADGMPLTLHEKMMALQKPEKDPLDSLHQGRTCCERCLLCAQKNNCSQGRKLPCHSWALFSSLASGAAF; translated from the exons ATGTTCGGGGCCGACACCTCCTGGTTG AGCAAGAACTACAAGGCAATGTGCCTGGAACTGAAGCCCGAGCCGACCAAAGTAAGAAGCTCTTTTGAGGCCATGCCGACAGCCAGGCCTGAGACCCGTGGGGAGGTGACTTGGAGTCAGGGGTCGTTCGCTGTTCCTGGCGGCCAAGACCTGTCCCAG ACATACGACTACAAGGGAATTAAACAAGAAGGGCTGTTTACCAAACCAGGAGGGACACAGGAGCTAAGG ACTGAACTCAGGGAGGTGAAGGAAGAGCTCAAGGAAAAAATGGATGAGATCAAACAG ATAAAGGGCATAATGGACAAGGATTTTGATAAACTCCAGGAATTCGTGGAGATTATGAAG GAAATGCAGAAGGATATggatgagaagatggatgttttAATAAATATGCACAAGAGCAGCAA tccccttAGAAGAGGTCCAGAGGAGCAGCAGGAGTTCAGGCTGACGGCAAAGATGGACACAGACCCACAGCTCCAGCTCAAGAAAGTGGATGGAGCTGATGGCATGCCGCTCACTCTCCACGAGAAGATGATGGCACTTCAGAAACCAGAAAAGGACCCACTGGATTCCCTTCATCAAGGCAGGACCTGCTGC GAAAGATGTTTGTTGTGTGCCCAAAAGAACAACTGCAGTCAGGG CAGAAAACTTCCATGCCATTCCTGGGCACTCTTTTCGTCCTTGGCATCTGGAGCTGCTTTCTGA
- the TEX35 gene encoding testis-expressed protein 35 isoform X6 — MFGADTSWLSKNYKAMCLELKPEPTKTYDYKGIKQEGLFTKPGGTQELRTELREVKEELKEKMDEIKQIKGIMDKDFDKLQEFVEIMKEMQKDMDEKMDVLINMHKSSNPLRRGPEEQQEFRLTAKMDTDPQLQLKKVDGADGMPLTLHEKMMALQKPEKDPLDSLHQGRTCCERCLLCAQKNNCSQGRKLPCHSWALFSSLASGAAF, encoded by the exons ATGTTCGGGGCCGACACCTCCTGGTTG AGCAAGAACTACAAGGCAATGTGCCTGGAACTGAAGCCCGAGCCGACCAAA ACATACGACTACAAGGGAATTAAACAAGAAGGGCTGTTTACCAAACCAGGAGGGACACAGGAGCTAAGG ACTGAACTCAGGGAGGTGAAGGAAGAGCTCAAGGAAAAAATGGATGAGATCAAACAG ATAAAGGGCATAATGGACAAGGATTTTGATAAACTCCAGGAATTCGTGGAGATTATGAAG GAAATGCAGAAGGATATggatgagaagatggatgttttAATAAATATGCACAAGAGCAGCAA tccccttAGAAGAGGTCCAGAGGAGCAGCAGGAGTTCAGGCTGACGGCAAAGATGGACACAGACCCACAGCTCCAGCTCAAGAAAGTGGATGGAGCTGATGGCATGCCGCTCACTCTCCACGAGAAGATGATGGCACTTCAGAAACCAGAAAAGGACCCACTGGATTCCCTTCATCAAGGCAGGACCTGCTGC GAAAGATGTTTGTTGTGTGCCCAAAAGAACAACTGCAGTCAGGG CAGAAAACTTCCATGCCATTCCTGGGCACTCTTTTCGTCCTTGGCATCTGGAGCTGCTTTCTGA
- the TEX35 gene encoding testis-expressed protein 35 isoform X2: MSAKRAELKKSNLSKNYKAMCLELKPEPTKVRSSFEAMPTARPETRGEVTWSQGSFAVPGGQDLSQTYDYKGIKQEGLFTKPGGTQELRTELREVKEELKEKMDEIKQIKGIMDKDFDKLQEFVEIMKEMQKDMDEKMDVLINMHKSSNPLRRGPEEQQEFRLTAKMDTDPQLQLKKVDGADGMPLTLHEKMMALQKPEKDPLDSLHQGRTCCERCLLCAQKNNCSQGKLPCHSWALFSSLASGAAF, from the exons ATGTCGGCCAAGAGGGCAGAACTGAAGAAATCAAACCTG AGCAAGAACTACAAGGCAATGTGCCTGGAACTGAAGCCCGAGCCGACCAAAGTAAGAAGCTCTTTTGAGGCCATGCCGACAGCCAGGCCTGAGACCCGTGGGGAGGTGACTTGGAGTCAGGGGTCGTTCGCTGTTCCTGGCGGCCAAGACCTGTCCCAG ACATACGACTACAAGGGAATTAAACAAGAAGGGCTGTTTACCAAACCAGGAGGGACACAGGAGCTAAGG ACTGAACTCAGGGAGGTGAAGGAAGAGCTCAAGGAAAAAATGGATGAGATCAAACAG ATAAAGGGCATAATGGACAAGGATTTTGATAAACTCCAGGAATTCGTGGAGATTATGAAG GAAATGCAGAAGGATATggatgagaagatggatgttttAATAAATATGCACAAGAGCAGCAA tccccttAGAAGAGGTCCAGAGGAGCAGCAGGAGTTCAGGCTGACGGCAAAGATGGACACAGACCCACAGCTCCAGCTCAAGAAAGTGGATGGAGCTGATGGCATGCCGCTCACTCTCCACGAGAAGATGATGGCACTTCAGAAACCAGAAAAGGACCCACTGGATTCCCTTCATCAAGGCAGGACCTGCTGC GAAAGATGTTTGTTGTGTGCCCAAAAGAACAACTGCAGTCAGGG AAAACTTCCATGCCATTCCTGGGCACTCTTTTCGTCCTTGGCATCTGGAGCTGCTTTCTGA
- the TEX35 gene encoding testis-expressed protein 35 isoform X5 — protein MSAKRAELKKSNLSKNYKAMCLELKPEPTKTYDYKGIKQEGLFTKPGGTQELRTELREVKEELKEKMDEIKQIKGIMDKDFDKLQEFVEIMKEMQKDMDEKMDVLINMHKSSNPLRRGPEEQQEFRLTAKMDTDPQLQLKKVDGADGMPLTLHEKMMALQKPEKDPLDSLHQGRTCCERCLLCAQKNNCSQGRKLPCHSWALFSSLASGAAF, from the exons ATGTCGGCCAAGAGGGCAGAACTGAAGAAATCAAACCTG AGCAAGAACTACAAGGCAATGTGCCTGGAACTGAAGCCCGAGCCGACCAAA ACATACGACTACAAGGGAATTAAACAAGAAGGGCTGTTTACCAAACCAGGAGGGACACAGGAGCTAAGG ACTGAACTCAGGGAGGTGAAGGAAGAGCTCAAGGAAAAAATGGATGAGATCAAACAG ATAAAGGGCATAATGGACAAGGATTTTGATAAACTCCAGGAATTCGTGGAGATTATGAAG GAAATGCAGAAGGATATggatgagaagatggatgttttAATAAATATGCACAAGAGCAGCAA tccccttAGAAGAGGTCCAGAGGAGCAGCAGGAGTTCAGGCTGACGGCAAAGATGGACACAGACCCACAGCTCCAGCTCAAGAAAGTGGATGGAGCTGATGGCATGCCGCTCACTCTCCACGAGAAGATGATGGCACTTCAGAAACCAGAAAAGGACCCACTGGATTCCCTTCATCAAGGCAGGACCTGCTGC GAAAGATGTTTGTTGTGTGCCCAAAAGAACAACTGCAGTCAGGG CAGAAAACTTCCATGCCATTCCTGGGCACTCTTTTCGTCCTTGGCATCTGGAGCTGCTTTCTGA
- the TEX35 gene encoding testis-expressed protein 35 isoform X4, with translation MSAKRAELKKSNLSKNYKAMCLELKPEPTKVRSSFEAMPTARPETRGEVTWSQGSFAVPGGQDLSQTYDYKGIKQEGLFTKPGGTQELRTELREVKEELKEKMDEIKQIKGIMDKDFDKLQEFVEIMKEMQKDMDEKMDVLINMHKSSNPLRRGPEEQQEFRLTAKMDTDPQLQLKKVDGADGMPLTLHEKMMALQKPEKDPLDSLHQGRTCCERCLLCAQKNNCSQGYPAWVKLAAM, from the exons ATGTCGGCCAAGAGGGCAGAACTGAAGAAATCAAACCTG AGCAAGAACTACAAGGCAATGTGCCTGGAACTGAAGCCCGAGCCGACCAAAGTAAGAAGCTCTTTTGAGGCCATGCCGACAGCCAGGCCTGAGACCCGTGGGGAGGTGACTTGGAGTCAGGGGTCGTTCGCTGTTCCTGGCGGCCAAGACCTGTCCCAG ACATACGACTACAAGGGAATTAAACAAGAAGGGCTGTTTACCAAACCAGGAGGGACACAGGAGCTAAGG ACTGAACTCAGGGAGGTGAAGGAAGAGCTCAAGGAAAAAATGGATGAGATCAAACAG ATAAAGGGCATAATGGACAAGGATTTTGATAAACTCCAGGAATTCGTGGAGATTATGAAG GAAATGCAGAAGGATATggatgagaagatggatgttttAATAAATATGCACAAGAGCAGCAA tccccttAGAAGAGGTCCAGAGGAGCAGCAGGAGTTCAGGCTGACGGCAAAGATGGACACAGACCCACAGCTCCAGCTCAAGAAAGTGGATGGAGCTGATGGCATGCCGCTCACTCTCCACGAGAAGATGATGGCACTTCAGAAACCAGAAAAGGACCCACTGGATTCCCTTCATCAAGGCAGGACCTGCTGC GAAAGATGTTTGTTGTGTGCCCAAAAGAACAACTGCAGTCAGGG ATACCCAGCCTGGGTGAAGCTCGCAGCCATGTAG
- the TEX35 gene encoding testis-expressed protein 35 isoform X1, producing MSAKRAELKKSNLSKNYKAMCLELKPEPTKVRSSFEAMPTARPETRGEVTWSQGSFAVPGGQDLSQTYDYKGIKQEGLFTKPGGTQELRTELREVKEELKEKMDEIKQIKGIMDKDFDKLQEFVEIMKEMQKDMDEKMDVLINMHKSSNPLRRGPEEQQEFRLTAKMDTDPQLQLKKVDGADGMPLTLHEKMMALQKPEKDPLDSLHQGRTCCERCLLCAQKNNCSQGRKLPCHSWALFSSLASGAAF from the exons ATGTCGGCCAAGAGGGCAGAACTGAAGAAATCAAACCTG AGCAAGAACTACAAGGCAATGTGCCTGGAACTGAAGCCCGAGCCGACCAAAGTAAGAAGCTCTTTTGAGGCCATGCCGACAGCCAGGCCTGAGACCCGTGGGGAGGTGACTTGGAGTCAGGGGTCGTTCGCTGTTCCTGGCGGCCAAGACCTGTCCCAG ACATACGACTACAAGGGAATTAAACAAGAAGGGCTGTTTACCAAACCAGGAGGGACACAGGAGCTAAGG ACTGAACTCAGGGAGGTGAAGGAAGAGCTCAAGGAAAAAATGGATGAGATCAAACAG ATAAAGGGCATAATGGACAAGGATTTTGATAAACTCCAGGAATTCGTGGAGATTATGAAG GAAATGCAGAAGGATATggatgagaagatggatgttttAATAAATATGCACAAGAGCAGCAA tccccttAGAAGAGGTCCAGAGGAGCAGCAGGAGTTCAGGCTGACGGCAAAGATGGACACAGACCCACAGCTCCAGCTCAAGAAAGTGGATGGAGCTGATGGCATGCCGCTCACTCTCCACGAGAAGATGATGGCACTTCAGAAACCAGAAAAGGACCCACTGGATTCCCTTCATCAAGGCAGGACCTGCTGC GAAAGATGTTTGTTGTGTGCCCAAAAGAACAACTGCAGTCAGGG CAGAAAACTTCCATGCCATTCCTGGGCACTCTTTTCGTCCTTGGCATCTGGAGCTGCTTTCTGA